A window from Candidatus Zixiibacteriota bacterium encodes these proteins:
- a CDS encoding class I SAM-dependent methyltransferase, with product MGGYYSEKLSAEKLRRCYQVASPRISQYLNAEVDHVLQFCRPNDLILELGCGYGRVVKHLCPRAGHVVGIDTSLASLLDMDNELGVCTNYSRIRMDAGRLGFRDNIFDLVLCIQNGLSAFAADPLILISEAVRVTRPGGHTLFSTYSEKFWTERLKWFYRQSAEGLLGEIDPDQTGDGVIVCKDGFRATTIKPGQFREYMKTLNRSAAIVEVDNSSVFFEIRK from the coding sequence ATGGGTGGGTATTATTCCGAAAAGCTGTCGGCCGAAAAACTGCGGCGTTGCTATCAGGTCGCTTCGCCGCGAATAAGCCAGTACCTTAATGCCGAAGTCGATCATGTTCTTCAGTTTTGCCGACCGAACGACCTTATTCTGGAATTGGGATGCGGCTACGGCCGGGTGGTAAAACATTTGTGCCCCCGCGCCGGCCATGTGGTCGGTATCGACACCTCCCTTGCCAGCCTGCTTGATATGGATAATGAATTGGGCGTATGCACCAATTACTCCCGAATCCGGATGGATGCCGGTCGGCTGGGATTTCGCGATAATATTTTCGACCTGGTTCTCTGTATCCAGAATGGCCTTTCGGCTTTTGCAGCCGATCCTTTAATTTTAATCAGCGAGGCTGTCCGGGTTACCCGGCCGGGCGGCCATACCCTTTTTTCCACCTATTCCGAAAAATTCTGGACCGAACGTCTGAAGTGGTTTTATCGGCAATCGGCCGAGGGCTTGCTTGGTGAAATCGATCCTGATCAGACCGGCGATGGAGTCATTGTCTGCAAAGACGGTTTTCGAGCCACCACCATCAAACCCGGTCAATTCCGGGAATATATGAAAACTCTCAATCGATCGGCCGCTATTGTCGAGGTCGATAATTCCTCGGTATTTTTCGAAATACGAAAATAG
- a CDS encoding DUF721 domain-containing protein: MKTFNTGGNKKDAVLLGTFLDGLMVRLGLAHNLGGWRIVSRWAGIVGDKMASVSRAVRFSDDTLLVSVPDAVWRHQMSMEVDAILEKIHAVPGGRAVKRILFIS; this comes from the coding sequence ATGAAAACATTCAATACCGGGGGTAATAAAAAGGATGCCGTCCTTCTCGGAACGTTCCTGGACGGTCTTATGGTCCGCCTCGGGTTGGCTCATAATTTGGGCGGCTGGAGGATTGTCAGCCGCTGGGCCGGTATTGTCGGAGATAAAATGGCCTCGGTTTCCCGGGCCGTAAGATTCTCCGATGATACTCTGCTTGTATCCGTGCCCGATGCCGTCTGGCGCCACCAGATGTCTATGGAGGTGGATGCCATTCTGGAGAAAATTCATGCCGTCCCGGGCGGCCGGGCTGTGAAACGGATACTTTTTATATCATGA
- a CDS encoding VOC family protein, translating to MNGFCHIEIPCIDMKKIAEFYEKVFGWEITMMPEMEYALFKTPAGPGGGFSKQAKIAKENGIALYIEVDDIDKVFQKIESYGGKKVQPKTQISPEFGYAATFADIEGNALGLWSKK from the coding sequence ATGAACGGTTTCTGCCATATCGAAATCCCGTGTATCGACATGAAAAAAATTGCCGAATTTTACGAGAAGGTATTCGGGTGGGAAATAACCATGATGCCCGAAATGGAATATGCCCTTTTCAAAACCCCTGCCGGCCCCGGAGGCGGTTTTTCCAAACAGGCCAAAATCGCAAAGGAAAACGGTATCGCTCTCTATATCGAGGTGGATGATATCGATAAGGTTTTCCAAAAAATCGAGTCATACGGCGGTAAAAAAGTCCAGCCTAAAACTCAAATTTCCCCGGAATTCGGCTATGCCGCCACCTTTGCTGATATCGAAGGCAATGCTCTTGGCCTCTGGTCAAAAAAATAA
- a CDS encoding HDIG domain-containing protein: protein MSDVVKKLWPELDWIKDETLRQQTHDTWVEALRLSKLTARDLQEIPFTLKAKDCTVTFMAHKRAVVHLSRECARIMSEFFGDNLPIDLDTVISGAILADVGKLLEYDKIDGKAVVSEYGRYVRHPFSGVGLAMKCGVPDKVLHIIAAHAGEGDMVKRSVEAYIVHHTDFMSFEPFMQK, encoded by the coding sequence ATGTCCGATGTAGTAAAAAAACTATGGCCGGAGCTGGACTGGATTAAGGATGAAACTTTGCGTCAGCAGACTCATGACACCTGGGTCGAAGCCCTCCGGCTGAGCAAACTGACCGCCCGGGATCTCCAGGAAATCCCGTTCACCCTCAAGGCCAAAGACTGTACCGTTACCTTCATGGCCCACAAGCGGGCGGTAGTGCATCTTTCGCGCGAATGCGCCCGGATCATGAGCGAGTTCTTCGGGGATAACCTGCCGATCGATTTGGACACCGTCATTTCCGGAGCAATCCTGGCCGATGTCGGTAAGCTTCTCGAGTACGATAAGATAGACGGCAAAGCGGTCGTCAGCGAATACGGCCGGTATGTCCGGCATCCTTTTTCCGGGGTCGGCCTGGCTATGAAATGCGGCGTCCCGGATAAAGTCCTGCATATCATCGCCGCCCACGCCGGTGAAGGTGACATGGTGAAACGTTCGGTGGAAGCCTATATTGTGCATCACACCGACTTCATGAGTTTTGAGCCTTTCATGCAAAAATGA
- a CDS encoding TonB-dependent receptor: protein MRRLFLAGNGRAAGSATGFPGCFRGLTDFCFLHIISMAVLLGAVLAGSAWGQSNFNLTGSVHSSDEGAPVQGAAVELTGTGYNAVTDQFGYFGFDNLPPGKYHLAVYAPGYADFRMDEIQIKAGMTKRVSIRIEPKLYYLDKIMVTETRLHVSSDRVEIINRREIEQTGARDLPQLLENVRGVYIQRAGTGGGQSRIRIRGSDPKYVLVLIDGQKINPSSSGVADLNSIPIEMIEQIEIYRGGASAEFGPDALGGVINIITHRKFLSGEFEADAEKTWGSWKTEINKLSLADFIPIENFSCKLAYQTRQAVGDFDYAYRVEPGDTIITGTRVNNGVDSYNYFASGIYRFSGRWNMAYSGQYYHSQSGLPGNARDQNLEATSTDGRRLFNLSLEYRGSSDRIYKLEAGYSRYEQLFKDLQSRTGFHTEYVNDIYSARYTQQHLIMGANRLRFGLEGRKDVLRHEDYLMPKLTMGQPERDNAGIFITDEQRFDVSRWFPADDMVLDAALRFDYTRTEKDSTSWQDTVKSSSISSWSPKVGIALSKGNRFSYIIRANYGKSLRLPSMNALFWKGDARSSGNPGLKPERSEHSEAGFEVTGGWGPIRLSGGINYFHSFLHDLVMWVPRSGVWRPENVEKAQITGHEDFIEIELLDRVFSFQYQNTITTALNKSTGDHTVYNKRLVFYPHYVTSFTARVNMKMFYMAYSIRMVDSAYTLRSNTKYYTSYRVDDIQAGVKIGLGKRWHLAGDFNLFNVRDEDYVLMANYPMPGREWNLGLKIIYGGKDTNQ from the coding sequence ATGCGGCGATTGTTTTTGGCCGGAAACGGCCGAGCCGCCGGGAGCGCGACGGGATTTCCCGGTTGTTTCAGAGGTCTTACCGATTTTTGTTTTTTACACATAATTTCGATGGCGGTTTTGCTTGGAGCGGTGCTGGCCGGTTCGGCATGGGGGCAGTCCAATTTCAATCTGACCGGTTCGGTTCACAGCAGTGACGAAGGGGCTCCTGTCCAGGGAGCCGCGGTGGAACTTACCGGAACCGGTTATAATGCGGTCACCGACCAGTTCGGCTATTTCGGTTTCGATAATCTGCCGCCGGGGAAGTACCATCTGGCGGTGTATGCGCCGGGATATGCCGATTTCCGCATGGATGAAATTCAAATCAAAGCCGGTATGACAAAGCGGGTGAGTATCCGGATCGAACCGAAATTGTATTATCTGGACAAGATAATGGTTACGGAAACGAGACTACATGTCAGCAGTGATCGGGTTGAGATTATTAACCGTCGGGAGATCGAGCAAACCGGGGCCCGGGATTTACCCCAGCTACTGGAGAATGTTCGCGGGGTTTATATCCAGAGGGCCGGTACCGGAGGCGGGCAGTCCCGGATAAGAATCAGGGGGAGCGATCCCAAGTATGTACTGGTACTGATAGATGGACAGAAAATTAATCCCTCGAGCAGCGGGGTGGCGGATTTAAACTCGATACCGATCGAGATGATCGAGCAGATCGAAATTTATCGGGGCGGCGCCTCAGCCGAATTCGGCCCTGATGCTCTCGGAGGGGTCATCAATATTATTACCCATCGAAAATTTTTATCGGGTGAATTCGAGGCTGACGCGGAGAAAACCTGGGGAAGCTGGAAAACGGAAATCAACAAACTCAGCCTGGCAGATTTTATTCCGATAGAGAATTTTTCATGCAAACTGGCTTATCAAACTCGTCAGGCGGTTGGGGATTTCGATTATGCTTACAGGGTTGAACCGGGCGACACGATTATAACCGGGACCCGGGTCAATAACGGTGTGGATTCTTACAATTATTTTGCTTCGGGGATCTATCGATTCAGCGGGCGCTGGAATATGGCCTATTCCGGGCAGTATTATCATTCGCAGAGCGGTCTTCCGGGAAATGCCCGAGATCAAAATCTCGAAGCGACTTCAACCGACGGCCGCAGATTGTTCAACCTATCCCTGGAGTATCGGGGCTCGTCGGATCGTATCTACAAACTTGAAGCCGGGTATTCCCGATATGAGCAGTTATTCAAAGATTTACAATCCCGGACCGGTTTTCATACCGAATATGTCAATGATATTTACAGCGCCCGCTATACCCAGCAACATTTGATTATGGGCGCCAACCGGCTGCGTTTCGGGCTGGAGGGCAGGAAAGATGTTCTCCGGCATGAAGATTACCTGATGCCGAAGCTTACAATGGGGCAACCGGAGCGGGACAATGCCGGCATTTTCATTACCGATGAACAGCGTTTCGATGTCTCGCGGTGGTTTCCGGCCGATGATATGGTGCTCGATGCGGCTCTTCGTTTCGATTATACCCGAACCGAAAAAGATTCGACCTCGTGGCAGGATACGGTGAAAAGCAGCAGTATTTCAAGCTGGTCGCCGAAAGTCGGGATAGCGCTTTCCAAGGGGAATAGATTCTCATATATCATCCGGGCCAATTATGGCAAGTCGTTAAGATTACCATCCATGAACGCTTTGTTTTGGAAGGGTGACGCCCGTTCAAGCGGGAATCCGGGTTTGAAGCCGGAGAGGTCCGAGCATTCCGAGGCCGGATTCGAGGTGACCGGGGGATGGGGGCCGATCAGACTATCCGGAGGGATTAATTATTTTCATTCATTTCTTCATGATCTAGTGATGTGGGTGCCGCGCAGTGGCGTCTGGCGGCCGGAAAATGTGGAAAAAGCGCAGATTACCGGCCATGAGGATTTCATCGAGATCGAACTTCTGGATCGGGTTTTCTCGTTTCAATATCAAAACACCATTACTACCGCTCTGAATAAATCGACGGGAGATCATACCGTTTACAACAAGCGGTTGGTTTTTTATCCGCATTATGTTACATCATTCACAGCCCGGGTGAATATGAAAATGTTTTATATGGCATATTCGATTCGGATGGTCGATTCGGCGTATACGCTTCGATCCAACACCAAGTATTATACCAGTTACCGGGTCGATGATATTCAGGCCGGGGTAAAAATCGGTCTTGGAAAAAGATGGCATTTGGCCGGAGATTTCAATCTTTTCAATGTTCGCGATGAAGATTATGTCCTGATGGCGAATTATCCGATGCCGGGGAGGGAATGGAATTTGGGATTGAAAATTATCTATGGCGGCAAAGATACCAATCAATAA
- the gyrB gene encoding DNA topoisomerase (ATP-hydrolyzing) subunit B, with protein sequence MKKESNYDAKTIQVLKGLEAVRRRPAMYIGDVGKRGLHHLVYEVVDNSIDEAMAGYCTVIGVDINEDESITVTDDGRGIPTDIHPTQKKSALEVVMTMLHAGGKFDHSSYKVSGGLHGVGVSVVNALSEWCKVEVCRDGEVFFQEYERGVAKEPVKVIGKRKQTGTKTTFIPDKDIFSEIKFKFDILASRMRELAFLNRGLKIILDDKQSGKKVEFLYKGGISSFVEYLNESKNVLYKKPIYIQKERDGVEVEIAIQYNDSYIENLFSYVNNINTIEGGTHLTGFRTALTRSINNYITRNNLLKNGKNGLNAIGDDSREGLTAIISVKVPNPQFEGQTKTKLGNSDVRGIVETVINEYLSEYFDENPPVAKKIAEKVISAARSREAARKARELTRRKTTLDHAALPGKLADCSLTDPESCELYIVEGDSAGGSAKQGRDRRFQAILPLKGKILNVEKARIDRILSNDEIRAMITALGTGIGSEEFNPEALRYGKVIIMTDADIDGAHIRTLILTFFFRYMKELIKQGHIYIAQPPLYRIYKGKKEQYAFSDEERDRVITQFGREGVSVQRYKGLGEMNAEQLWRTTMDPETRTLLLVNMEDAKEADRLFSTLMGDAVEPRRIFIQENAQYVRNLDI encoded by the coding sequence ATGAAAAAAGAATCCAATTACGATGCCAAGACTATCCAGGTTTTGAAAGGCCTCGAGGCGGTCCGTCGCCGCCCGGCCATGTATATCGGCGATGTCGGCAAGCGAGGTCTGCACCACCTGGTGTACGAAGTCGTGGATAATTCCATTGATGAGGCGATGGCCGGATACTGCACTGTCATCGGCGTCGATATCAATGAAGACGAATCCATAACCGTTACCGATGACGGCCGCGGAATCCCCACCGATATTCACCCGACCCAGAAAAAATCAGCCCTCGAAGTGGTTATGACCATGCTCCATGCCGGCGGAAAATTCGATCATTCCTCCTACAAAGTCTCCGGCGGTTTGCATGGTGTCGGGGTTTCGGTGGTTAATGCCCTTTCCGAATGGTGCAAGGTCGAAGTCTGCCGCGATGGCGAGGTGTTCTTTCAGGAGTATGAGCGCGGTGTCGCCAAAGAACCCGTAAAGGTTATCGGCAAACGCAAACAGACCGGAACAAAAACCACCTTTATTCCCGATAAAGATATCTTCTCCGAAATCAAATTTAAATTCGATATCCTGGCTTCGAGAATGCGCGAACTGGCTTTCTTAAACCGGGGACTGAAAATTATTCTCGACGATAAACAGTCCGGTAAAAAAGTCGAATTTCTTTATAAAGGCGGGATATCGTCATTTGTCGAATATCTCAATGAAAGTAAAAACGTCCTGTATAAAAAACCGATTTATATCCAGAAAGAGCGCGACGGGGTCGAGGTCGAAATTGCCATCCAGTACAACGACAGCTATATCGAAAATTTGTTTTCGTACGTCAACAACATCAATACCATCGAAGGCGGCACTCATCTGACCGGTTTTCGCACTGCCCTGACCCGGAGTATCAATAATTATATCACCCGGAATAACCTGCTCAAAAACGGCAAAAACGGGCTGAATGCGATTGGCGATGATTCGCGCGAGGGACTGACAGCTATTATCTCGGTCAAGGTTCCCAATCCCCAGTTCGAAGGACAGACCAAAACCAAATTGGGTAACTCCGATGTTCGCGGAATTGTCGAAACGGTCATTAACGAGTACTTGTCCGAATATTTCGACGAAAATCCCCCGGTGGCGAAAAAAATCGCCGAGAAAGTCATCTCGGCCGCCCGTTCCCGTGAGGCCGCCCGGAAAGCCAGGGAACTGACCCGGCGAAAAACAACCCTGGACCATGCCGCTCTGCCCGGAAAATTGGCCGACTGTTCTCTCACCGACCCGGAATCTTGCGAGCTGTATATCGTTGAGGGTGATTCGGCCGGAGGTTCCGCCAAACAGGGACGGGATCGCCGCTTCCAGGCTATCCTCCCCCTTAAAGGCAAAATCCTCAATGTCGAAAAAGCCCGGATCGACCGGATTTTAAGCAACGATGAAATCCGGGCCATGATTACCGCCCTGGGAACCGGGATCGGTTCCGAGGAGTTTAATCCCGAGGCCCTCCGCTACGGCAAAGTGATAATTATGACCGATGCCGATATCGATGGTGCCCATATCCGAACCCTGATTCTGACCTTCTTCTTCCGCTATATGAAAGAACTTATCAAGCAGGGGCATATCTATATCGCCCAACCCCCGCTTTATCGAATCTACAAGGGAAAAAAGGAGCAGTACGCTTTCAGCGATGAGGAGCGGGACCGTGTGATTACCCAGTTCGGACGTGAAGGCGTTTCTGTCCAGCGCTACAAAGGTCTCGGCGAGATGAATGCCGAACAACTCTGGCGAACCACCATGGACCCCGAAACCCGGACCCTGCTTCTGGTTAATATGGAGGATGCCAAGGAGGCCGACCGGCTGTTTTCCACCCTGATGGGCGATGCCGTCGAGCCGCGAAGGATTTTTATCCAGGAGAATGCACAATACGTCCGCAACCTGGATATCTGA